The following proteins are encoded in a genomic region of Cryptomeria japonica chromosome 11, Sugi_1.0, whole genome shotgun sequence:
- the LOC131038150 gene encoding uncharacterized protein LOC131038150, with protein MSASLLKQLQEKLVIGSRYVAKNGSELYKQTLENNKHYIDKEPTVEKCQELSKQLFYTRLASLPHRYEAFWKEIDALKKKAMARQDLKIEEVGVAALFGLECYAWFCVGEIFGRGGTLTGYYP; from the exons ATGTCAGCTTCGTTGCTTAAACAATTGCAAGAGAAACTTGTGATTGGGAGTAGGTATGTGGCCAAGAATGGATCTGAACTATACAAGCAAACCCTAGAAAATAATAAGCATTATATTGACAAGGAGCCCACGGTGGAGAAATGTCAGGAACTTTCCAAACAGCTTTTTTACACTCGTCTAGCCAG TTTGCCTCATCGCTATGAAGCATTTTGGAAGGAAattgatgctttgaagaagaaagcAATGGCCAGACAAGATCTAAAAATAGAAGAGGTTGGAGTGGCAGCCTTGTTTGGCTTAGAATGCTATGCGTGGTTCTGTGTGGGAGAAATTTTTGGTAGAGGAGGTACATTGACTGGATATTACCCTTGA